A single genomic interval of Spinacia oleracea cultivar Varoflay chromosome 6, BTI_SOV_V1, whole genome shotgun sequence harbors:
- the LOC130463208 gene encoding uncharacterized protein: MTLCKDWISIKDYIGDPTYAEGVNNFLDYAFQKLKTETIRCPCTKCMNGESGDREKVREHLLVFGIIKRYTFWYHHGEGLDKSEIVSDEDHDEGEDHDEIFDILRDLYPAFNDVSPSDDVNDVEEPNADAKIFYNLLKDSQDPVYEGAKGSTMSAILELLHIKTLGRWTNESFSMLLKFLKNRLLPTGSTLPDSYKESKKIMRNLGLSYENIDACVNDCMLYWKENEMLDACNICGASRWKTNKHSGEDKCKSNGKKIPHKILRYFPLKPRFQRLFMCSKTASLMRWHDGKKNKDGTMRHPVDGAAWSHLTRSFPSLHQILEMLGWGLPVMVFNPLQTRKHLIVFGL; the protein is encoded by the coding sequence TGCTGAGGGAGTTAATAATTTTTTAGACTATGCTTTTCAAAAGTTGAAAACTGAGACAATTCGTTGTCCTTGTACCAAATGTATGAATGGAGAATCCGGTGATCGTGAGAAAGTAAGGGAACATCTACTTGTTTTTGGAATAATCAAAAGATACACCTTCTGGTATCATCATGGGGAGGGGTTGGATAAGTCAGAAATCGTGTCTGACGAGGATCATGATGAGGGAGAAGACCATGATGAAATTTTTGATATTCTAAGGGATTTATATCCTGCGTTCAATGATGTTAGTCCCTCTGATGATGTCAATGATGTCGAGGAGCCAAATGCCGACGCTAAAATTTTTTATAACCTATTGAAGGATTCACAAGATCCGGTCTATGAAGGTGCTAAGGGTTCTACAATGTCTGCAATCTTGGAGCTTCTTCATATTAAGACTCTTGGTCGTTGGACCAATGAGTCTTTTAGCATGCTTCTCAAATTTTTGAAGAATCGGCTTTTACCTACAGGGTCAACTTTACCAGATTCTTACAAAGAGTCAAAAAAGATCATGAGAAACCTCGGACTTTCCTATGAAAATATCGATGCATGtgttaatgattgcatgttataTTGGAAGGAGAATGAGATGCTAGATGCCTGCAATATTTGCGGTGCATCGAGATGGAAAACTAACAAACACAGTGGGGAAGACAAGTGTAAGTCAAATGGTAAAAAAATACCTCACAAGATATTGCGCTACTTCCCACTAAAACCGAGGTTTCAAAGATTATTCATGTGTTCAAAGACTGCTTCTTTGATGAGGTGGCATGATGGTAAAAAGAATAAAGATGGTACGATGCGACATCCTGTTGATGGAGCCGCGTGGAGTCATTTGACAAGGAGTTTCCCGAGTTTGCATCAGATCCTAGAAATGTTAGGTTGGGGCTTGCCAGTGATGGTTTTCAACCCTTTGCAAACTCGAAAACACCTTATAGTATTTGGCCTGTAG
- the LOC130463209 gene encoding uncharacterized protein, with protein MPYNLPPDLCMKQSNILLSMLIPGPKGPGDAIDIYLQPLIEELKDLWDTGVETFDAATQHHFNLRAALMWNINDFPAYAMLSGWSTKGYLACPRCLKDTRSMRLSHGGKECYMEHRCYLPKNHRWRKDKDSFDGKVEHGLPPEPCSIDEILRQLEDLENIVLSKDPHVKTKINHELRGDNWNKKSIFFELPYWRKHLLRHNLDVMHIEKNICDSVLGTIMNIKGKTKDTIKSRHDLEAMGIRPHCTQSKKGTNIRCLQHRLKSHDCHVILEHLLPLEIRGLLTPLVREALIELSRYFTLLCAKVLKVSELKQLETQIPITLCKLEKVFPPSFFDVMMHLPIHLANEAMIGGPVQFRWMYPIEQYMYKLKSYVRNRAHPEASIVEGYLADECMTLCSRYMHNIETRFNRQERNYENANGSDEAFDIFSHSGRGLGAPTVISVPRREMDQAHDYILKNCDEVQPFLQEYSETHPIDDSGITEEEWSENFRKWFKDEVALLYENNKSKEIENLLSLSRGPTEYVTSFSGYVVNGYRFRTQNLDKNLRTQNSGVVVLGNTGDGDENMDYYGVVTEILEIQYLGGNRIVLFRCNWQLKTDEPFILASQARQDFYATANINKGWVIASKTQPRNLLDDDSDVDEQSEAYQQSEFDRPTYVASSSTSASSEICRSRASIDPIIVEDISIKSGEQQAPVKRRREE; from the exons ATGCCATATAACTTACCTCCAGATCTTTGTATGAAGCAGTCTAATATACTTCTTTCGATGCTTATTCCTGGTCCTAAAGGACCCGGTGATGCAATTGACATATATTTGCAACCATTGATCGAGGAATTAAAAGATCTATGGGACACTGGTGTCGAGACCTTCGATGCAGCAACTCAACATCATTTTAATTTACGTGCAGCACTGATGTGGAACATTAATGATTTTCCAGCATATGCCATGTTGTCAGGATGGAGTACTAAGGGTTATTTGGCATGCCCTCGTTGCCTTAAGGATACACGATCAATGAGACTATCTCATGGGGGCAAAGAATGCTACATGGAGCATAGATGTTATTTGCCAAAGAACCATAGATGGCGGAAGGATAAGGATTCATTTGACGGAAAAGTTGAGCATGGTCTACCTCCTGAACCTTGTTCAATTGATGAAATTCTTCGTCAACTCGAGGATCTCGAGAACATTGTTTTGTCCAAGGATCCACATGTGAAGACAAAAATAAATCATGAGCTTAGGGGTGATAATTGGAATAAGAAAAGTATTTTCTTTGAGCTTCCATACTGGAGGAAACATTTGTTACGGCACAATTTAGACGtgatgcatattgagaaaaatatATGTGATAGTGTTCTTGGGACAATTATGAACATCAAAGGGAAGACTAAAGACACTATAAAATCACGTCATGACTTGGAAGCTATGGGGATAAGGCCACATTGCACCCAGTCAAAGAAGGGGACAAATATAAGATGCCTCCAGCACC GTTTAAAGAGCCATGATTGCCATGTAATACTCGAACATCTACTTCCTTTGGAAATACGTGGTCTACTCACTCCACTTGTACGTGAAGCACTGATTGAGCTATCAAGGTACTTTACCTTATTATGTGCTAAAGTACTTAAAGTGAGTGAATTGAAGCAACTAGAGACCCAAATTCCTATCACTCTCTGCAAATTAGAGAAGGTTTTTCCTCCCTCGTTCTTTGATGTGATGATGCATTTGCCAATTCATTTAGCCAATGAAGCTATGATCGGAGGTCCTGTTCAGTTCAGATGGATGTATCCTATTGAACAATATATGTATAAGCTTAAATCTTATGTACGAAATAGGGCTCATCCAGAAGCATCAATTGTGGAGGGCTATTTAGCAGATGAGTGTATGACCCTTTGCTCAAGGTATATGCATAATATAGAAACAAGATTTAATCGCCAGGAACGAAATTATGAAAATGCAAACGGCAGTGATGAAGCCTTCGATATTTTCAGCCATTCTGGTAGAGGTTTAGGAGCTCCAACTGTTATAAGTGTTCCCAGGCGTGAAATGGATCAAGCTCACGATTACATTTTGAAGAACTGCGACGAGGTTCAACCTTTCCTACA AGAGTATTCTGAAACTCATCCAATAGATGATTCTGGGATCACCGAAGAGGAATGGAGCGAGAATTTTAGAAAATGGTTTAAGGATGAA GTTGCGCTCTTATATGAGAATAATAAGAGCAAGGAAATAGAAAATCTCCTCTCACTTTCACGTGGACCAACTGAATATGTAACATCTTTTAGTGGTTATGTTGTAAATGGATACAGATTTCGTACCCAAAACCTTGATAAGAATTTGAGAACACAAAATAGTGGCGTGGTTGTGTTAGGAAATACGGGTGATGGAGATGAGAACATGGATTATTATGGAGTTGTAACAGAAATTTTAGAGATACAATATCTCGGAGGAAACCGGATTGTGCTATTTCGGTGTAACTG GCAATTAAAAACTGATGAACCATTTATCTTAGCTAGTCAAGCAAGACAAGATTTTTATGCCACCGCCAACATTAACAAAGGTTGGGTTATTGCATCAAAGACTCAACCGCGCAACTTGTTAGATGATGACAGTGATGTTGATGAGCAAAGTGAAGCATACCAACAGAGTGAATTTGATAGACCAACATATGTTGCATCTTCCTCTACAAGTGCAAGTAGTGAAATATGTAGAAGTCGGGCTAGCATAGATCCCATTATTGTGGAAGATATTTCAATCAAAAGTGGAGAACAACAAGCTCCTGTGAAGAGGAGAAGAGAGGAATGA